Proteins encoded within one genomic window of Methanomassiliicoccales archaeon:
- a CDS encoding archaellin/type IV pilin N-terminal domain-containing protein, giving the protein MRTSWKKDKRAEMGVGTMIIFIAMVLVAAVAASVLISTANKVREQAQNTGDQAINNVASGFVVQDVTGTVDTTTNKYKNITDLTIQVRLQAGSPSVNMDLVSIQYISGNTNKMLNFIQGTENATKDQTYGANSTGMVATWISGNHVVQQGDLITVAITGLSLGYTEAATVKIVPAYGSATLISFVTPSYYSTAYVNLK; this is encoded by the coding sequence ATGAGAACGTCATGGAAGAAGGACAAGCGCGCAGAGATGGGCGTCGGAACGATGATCATCTTCATCGCAATGGTGCTCGTAGCCGCGGTCGCTGCGTCCGTTTTGATCAGCACAGCGAACAAGGTTAGGGAACAGGCCCAGAACACCGGCGACCAGGCAATCAACAACGTCGCTTCCGGATTCGTGGTCCAGGATGTTACCGGCACTGTCGACACCACCACAAACAAGTACAAGAACATCACCGACCTGACCATCCAGGTAAGGCTGCAGGCTGGTAGCCCGTCGGTCAACATGGACCTCGTTTCGATCCAGTACATCAGCGGCAACACCAACAAGATGCTGAACTTCATCCAGGGCACGGAGAACGCCACCAAGGACCAGACCTACGGCGCAAACAGCACCGGAATGGTCGCCACCTGGATATCGGGCAACCACGTCGTCCAGCAGGGAGACCTCATCACCGTGGCCATCACCGGCCTGTCTCTGGGATACACCGAGGCTGCAACCGTCAAGATCGTTCCGGCATACGGATCGGCAACCTTGATCAGCTTCGTGACCCCGTCCTACTACAGCACGGCATACGTGAACCTGAAGTAA
- a CDS encoding archaellin/type IV pilin N-terminal domain-containing protein, with protein MKMRTSWKKDKRAEMGVGTMIIFIAMVLVAAVAASVLISTANKVREQAQNTGDQAINNVASGFVVQDVTGTVDTSVNKYKNITDLTIQVRLQAGSPSVNMDLVSIQFISGSTNKMLTFVQGTENASKGVSYGANSTGPADTWITGNHVVQQGDLVTVAITGLTLGYSSAATIKIVPAYGSSNLISFVTPSFYNTAYVNLK; from the coding sequence ATGAAAATGAGAACTTCTTGGAAGAAGGACAAGCGCGCAGAGATGGGCGTTGGAACGATGATCATCTTCATCGCAATGGTGCTCGTCGCCGCGGTCGCGGCGTCCGTATTAATCAGTACTGCAAATAAGGTTAGGGAACAGGCCCAGAACACCGGCGACCAGGCAATCAACAACGTCGCTTCCGGATTCGTAGTCCAGGATGTTACCGGCACTGTCGATACCTCCGTTAACAAGTACAAGAACATCACCGACCTGACCATCCAGGTAAGGCTGCAAGCTGGTAGCCCGTCGGTCAACATGGACCTCGTTTCGATCCAGTTTATCAGCGGCAGCACCAACAAGATGCTGACCTTCGTGCAGGGCACCGAGAACGCATCCAAGGGTGTCAGCTATGGCGCAAACAGCACCGGACCGGCCGATACCTGGATCACCGGTAACCACGTCGTCCAGCAGGGAGACCTCGTCACCGTGGCCATCACCGGCCTGACCCTGGGATATTCGTCAGCTGCGACCATCAAGATCGTTCCGGCATACGGATCGTCGAACTTGATCAGCTTCGTGACCCCGTCCTTCTACAACACGGCATACGTGAACCTGAAGTAA